From the genome of Candidatus Neomarinimicrobiota bacterium:
ATTCGATTTGCTTATAATATCGTTTAATATACTATACAATACACCAGATTCCAAACTTTAAAACCCTAAACTTTGAACATAGAACCTTGAACTCCTGAACTTCAAATCTAACCCCACAACTTTATCCACAGCCCCACCGCCTTAGCCACATCGGGACAAAAGCGGAAGCTATACAACTATCCTAATCTGGTTAATAAACTCCAGAACTTCGTCGAGATTATCTCGTGCGTAAAGGCAAATCTTATCCTTACTGAGCGTGTCATAATCATGAGCTAAAAAATTTCTGAATCCTGCAATCCTGGCAAAAGAATAGGCAAATTCCTTATCTAAAATGCCGTTTTCTCCCAAAATATCAAACGCCTCTGCATAGCTCTGTGGTGGTCTAAGATTTTTATATCTGATAACCATCTCGGCAATAGCCACACAGGAATCAGCTATTAGATATAGATAGTGTAGTAAAGCACCCCGGTAAATTTCCTCATCAAATCTTTTTTTCACAGTCAGGAGCTAACTCTTTAACAATTTTAACGTATTTTTCCAGTCTGAACAGTTTTTGTTTCAATCTTTCTATTGTCATACTCCTATAATCATCTTTCTTTGATGCATGAAATCAAGGGCCTGATGGTGAATTCGTACCTCATAGTCTAATCGCACCTCCGGATTTGAGTCGAAAATGACAGTTCCATTGGTAACAATTTCATCGGCCAGAATCAGATTCCGCAAATTGTTTAAAATAATGACATCTATATCATTCCGCTTCAGAAGCCGTGTACAATCTGTATATAGAGCCAATTTAAGATCGAATGCATCTTCCTGTGAGTCAACATAAAACGCAAGGTCAATATCACTCAATGGGGAATAATCATGGCTTGCTGCGGTACC
Proteins encoded in this window:
- a CDS encoding nucleotidyltransferase domain-containing protein; this encodes MNRFKMIKKELQPLFKAYKGRIVFAYLFGTAASHDYSPLSDIDLAFYVDSQEDAFDLKLALYTDCTRLLKRNDIDVIILNNLRNLILADEIVTNGTVIFDSNPEVRLDYEVRIHHQALDFMHQRKMIIGV
- a CDS encoding DUF86 domain-containing protein, with protein sequence MKKRFDEEIYRGALLHYLYLIADSCVAIAEMVIRYKNLRPPQSYAEAFDILGENGILDKEFAYSFARIAGFRNFLAHDYDTLSKDKICLYARDNLDEVLEFINQIRIVV